A genomic region of Leptolyngbya sp. NIES-2104 contains the following coding sequences:
- the csaB gene encoding polysaccharide pyruvyl transferase CsaB, producing the protein MRAVLCGYYGMGNGGDEALLASLLQMLPDDVEPIVLSGDPAQTRDRYQVEVCDRKSLPAVLNAIRTSDAFIWGGGSLMQDSTSAMNPVYYGGLMRLAQIMGLKTIAWAQGIGPLKRSWVTSLTRSTFKHCTQVSVRDRASAALLHDWQIPFTLAPDPVWAMESSPVEGLWNLPAPRVAVNLRSHRHLTPERLDIFTRALVDFQRATQTCILLLPFQASQDFAIAQSLHEQLPETSHILQIKQPQELKGVFRGVEMTIAMRLHGLIMAASEGCRCFGLSYDPKVTQLMSELDMAGCAIADLPTHANELSRMWIELYANGDALSDDQIHSLIDRALFHQMVLEQVLERTHG; encoded by the coding sequence ATGCGGGCAGTTCTGTGTGGATACTATGGTATGGGAAATGGAGGCGATGAGGCGTTATTGGCTTCACTGCTGCAAATGTTGCCGGATGATGTTGAACCGATCGTATTATCTGGCGATCCAGCCCAAACCCGCGATCGCTATCAAGTTGAAGTGTGCGATCGTAAATCTCTGCCTGCGGTGCTGAATGCGATCCGGACTTCAGATGCCTTTATCTGGGGTGGCGGAAGTTTGATGCAGGATTCCACGAGCGCGATGAATCCGGTCTATTACGGTGGGTTAATGCGATTAGCTCAGATTATGGGGTTGAAAACGATCGCTTGGGCACAAGGCATTGGACCGCTAAAACGATCGTGGGTGACGAGCTTGACGCGATCGACCTTTAAGCACTGTACTCAAGTCAGTGTTCGCGATCGTGCTTCGGCTGCCTTGCTGCACGATTGGCAAATTCCATTCACCCTCGCGCCTGATCCGGTTTGGGCAATGGAATCGAGTCCGGTTGAAGGATTATGGAATTTACCGGCTCCGAGAGTTGCGGTAAATCTGCGATCGCATCGTCATTTAACTCCAGAACGCTTAGATATTTTTACTCGTGCGTTAGTCGATTTCCAGAGAGCGACTCAGACCTGCATCTTATTACTGCCGTTTCAAGCGAGTCAGGATTTTGCGATCGCTCAATCGCTCCATGAACAGTTACCCGAAACCAGTCATATTTTGCAAATCAAACAACCGCAGGAATTGAAAGGGGTGTTTCGGGGTGTGGAAATGACGATCGCGATGAGACTCCACGGATTGATCATGGCAGCCTCAGAAGGATGTCGCTGTTTTGGATTGAGCTATGACCCGAAAGTGACTCAACTCATGAGCGAATTAGACATGGCGGGATGCGCGATCGCTGATTTGCCTACTCATGCAAACGAGTTGAGTCGAATGTGGATCGAGTTGTATGCGAACGGAGATGCGCTTTCTGATGATCAGATTCATTCATTAATCGATCGCGCCCTGTTTCATCAAATGGTTCTAGAACAGGTGTTAGAACGCACTCACGGTTAG
- a CDS encoding type II toxin-antitoxin system VapC family toxin has product MYLLDTNHCSFILRREPSVIQRLDELGFVQIMTSVITQGELIYMAENSERREYNLGCVDAFLETIRVFNIDGATSKIYGRLKADLINQFASKEKRQRRRTKITDIGFDDNDVWIAAVALQHNLTIVSSDSDFQRLQSMCGLSLEVWYQPSIKTDS; this is encoded by the coding sequence ATGTATCTATTAGATACTAACCACTGTAGCTTTATCCTTAGAAGAGAGCCTAGCGTTATTCAACGATTAGATGAGTTGGGGTTTGTGCAGATTATGACTTCTGTGATTACACAGGGAGAATTAATTTACATGGCTGAAAACTCAGAGCGTAGAGAATATAACTTGGGTTGCGTTGATGCGTTTCTAGAAACGATCAGGGTATTTAACATAGACGGGGCAACCTCTAAGATCTACGGGCGATTGAAGGCTGATCTCATAAACCAGTTTGCTTCTAAAGAAAAGAGGCAAAGGCGAAGAACCAAAATCACAGATATTGGTTTTGATGATAACGATGTATGGATTGCTGCGGTCGCGCTTCAACACAACCTGACGATAGTTTCTTCAGATAGCGACTTCCAACGTCTTCAATCTATGTGCGGTCTTTCCCTAGAAGTTTGGTATCAACCCTCTATAAAAACTGATTCATAA
- a CDS encoding glucose-6-phosphate isomerase has protein sequence MTASALWQRYQDWLYYHDGLSLYLDVSRMRFDDRFVESMLPKFEQAFVQMKDLEAGAIANPDEDRMVGHYWLRDPGLAPNEDLKKDIIDTIEAIESFAGNVHSGQIHPPNAEKFTDILSIGIGGSALGPQFVAEALGAESPLAIHFIDNTDPAGIDRRIEELGDRLRTTLVIVISKSGSTPEPRNGMLEVQAAFKQRGLDFSKNAIAITGRESNLDQLAKSEGWLATFPMHDWVGGRTSELSAVGLVPAALQGIAIQEMLEGAREMDIATRVPNLRTNPAALLALSWYFAGDGKGKKDMVVLPYKDSLLLFSRYLQQLVMESLGKEKDLDGNIVHQGIAVYGNKGSTDQHAYVQQLREGVPNFFMTFIEVLKDRSQSSIEVESGVTSGDYLSGLLQGTRKALYENDRDSITVTIPEVTPRHVGALIALYDRAVGFYGFLVNVNAYHQPGVEAGKKAAAVVLEIQRKVMEALQQEKTPIPLQTLAINVGKPDEVESIYKIVRHLAANDRGVKLHGDLSKPGSLTVSAF, from the coding sequence ATGACTGCTTCAGCACTTTGGCAACGCTATCAAGACTGGCTGTATTATCACGACGGCTTATCGCTGTATCTTGATGTCAGTCGAATGCGGTTTGACGATCGCTTTGTCGAATCGATGTTGCCTAAATTCGAGCAAGCCTTTGTCCAGATGAAAGACCTCGAAGCAGGCGCGATCGCGAATCCCGATGAAGATCGGATGGTCGGTCACTATTGGCTAAGAGATCCCGGTCTTGCGCCAAATGAGGATTTGAAAAAAGATATTATCGACACGATCGAGGCGATTGAATCGTTTGCGGGTAATGTGCATTCCGGTCAGATTCATCCGCCGAACGCCGAAAAATTTACCGACATTTTATCGATCGGCATTGGGGGATCGGCTTTAGGTCCTCAATTTGTGGCTGAAGCGCTGGGTGCAGAGTCGCCTTTAGCGATTCACTTCATCGATAACACTGATCCAGCGGGAATCGATCGCAGAATCGAGGAATTGGGCGATCGATTACGCACAACGCTCGTGATTGTGATTTCCAAATCGGGGAGTACGCCAGAGCCGCGAAATGGAATGCTCGAAGTTCAGGCTGCATTCAAGCAGCGAGGGTTGGATTTTAGTAAAAATGCGATCGCGATTACCGGAAGAGAAAGCAATCTCGACCAACTTGCAAAGTCAGAAGGCTGGTTGGCAACCTTCCCGATGCACGATTGGGTGGGGGGTCGGACTTCGGAACTTTCAGCCGTGGGTCTCGTTCCTGCGGCACTTCAAGGAATTGCGATTCAAGAAATGCTAGAGGGGGCGCGAGAAATGGACATTGCCACTCGTGTACCGAACCTGAGAACGAATCCAGCGGCGTTACTTGCGCTGAGTTGGTACTTTGCTGGAGACGGCAAAGGCAAAAAAGATATGGTAGTACTGCCGTACAAAGATAGTTTGCTGCTGTTCAGTCGGTATCTGCAACAGTTGGTCATGGAATCGCTCGGCAAAGAAAAAGATCTCGATGGCAACATCGTGCATCAGGGGATTGCAGTGTACGGAAACAAAGGCAGTACTGATCAACACGCTTACGTGCAGCAGTTGCGTGAAGGAGTGCCAAATTTCTTTATGACCTTTATCGAGGTGTTAAAAGATCGATCGCAGTCCTCGATCGAAGTTGAATCGGGTGTCACTTCCGGTGATTATCTCTCTGGATTACTTCAGGGAACTCGAAAAGCATTGTACGAGAACGATCGCGATTCGATCACGGTCACGATTCCCGAAGTCACTCCGCGTCATGTCGGTGCTTTGATTGCGTTATACGATCGAGCCGTCGGCTTCTACGGCTTCTTAGTTAATGTCAACGCTTACCACCAGCCGGGTGTCGAAGCAGGGAAAAAAGCGGCGGCAGTTGTTCTAGAGATTCAGCGTAAAGTGATGGAAGCGTTGCAGCAGGAAAAAACGCCGATTCCACTGCAAACATTGGCGATCAATGTTGGAAAACCCGATGAAGTGGAATCGATTTACAAAATTGTGCGGCACTTAGCGGCAAACGATCGAGGTGTGAAACTTCACGGTGATTTATCAAAACCGGGAAGCCTAACCGTGAGTGCGTTCTAA
- a CDS encoding DUF3593 domain-containing protein, whose translation MISKETLFAMSLFPYLGFLWFLTRSQKTPRLALIGFYMTLVFVAVTIPAGIYAQVHYGKQLADVDWLHGSAESFLTLSNILIVLGFRQAASEASPDAKKLKT comes from the coding sequence ATGATCTCTAAAGAAACTCTGTTTGCGATGTCGCTGTTTCCGTACTTGGGATTTTTGTGGTTTTTAACGCGATCGCAAAAAACGCCTCGTCTCGCGCTCATCGGCTTTTATATGACGCTCGTTTTTGTTGCGGTCACGATTCCAGCGGGAATCTATGCCCAAGTTCACTATGGCAAACAATTGGCAGATGTCGATTGGCTGCATGGCAGTGCAGAATCGTTTCTCACCCTGTCAAATATTTTGATTGTTCTGGGATTTCGGCAAGCTGCTTCTGAAGCGTCTCCCGATGCTAAGAAATTAAAAACTTAG
- a CDS encoding type II toxin-antitoxin system VapC family toxin: MADYVVDASVVIQYAITQQYTPESRNLISQMYQGSQLHIPEFCLLECTNVLWKAVRFDNLAVTIATQIVRELQRLPFQIESVASLLPDALQIGLTHQLAIYDSLYITLAQQLDIPLISVDERQVRAAIAQNVTIKLISDFSPS, from the coding sequence ATGGCTGATTATGTAGTTGATGCAAGTGTTGTGATTCAGTATGCAATTACTCAACAGTACACACCAGAATCGAGAAATCTAATTTCGCAGATGTATCAGGGAAGCCAATTACACATACCTGAATTCTGCTTATTGGAATGTACGAATGTTCTTTGGAAAGCGGTTCGCTTTGACAATTTAGCAGTCACGATCGCGACGCAAATTGTTAGAGAATTACAGCGATTGCCATTCCAGATAGAGTCTGTTGCTTCACTTCTGCCGGACGCATTACAAATTGGTTTGACCCACCAGTTAGCGATTTACGATTCACTTTATATCACACTTGCCCAGCAGCTAGACATACCGCTGATTTCAGTAGATGAACGACAGGTTAGAGCCGCGATCGCGCAAAACGTAACCATCAAGTTAATTTCAGATTTTTCTCCTAGCTAA
- a CDS encoding DUF2499 domain-containing protein, translating to MTALSIPTWIIHISSVIEWIAAIWLIWRYAEISGDRVWRSLSFGMLPALVSAMCACTWHFFDNPPALEWLVTLQAAMTVVNNCTCCAAGWWIWRSTQKAES from the coding sequence ATGACGGCTCTCTCAATTCCGACTTGGATTATCCATATTTCCAGCGTGATCGAATGGATTGCGGCAATTTGGCTAATCTGGCGATATGCAGAAATTAGCGGCGATCGAGTTTGGCGATCGCTCTCCTTTGGAATGCTGCCCGCGCTCGTCAGTGCAATGTGCGCTTGCACGTGGCACTTCTTTGATAATCCGCCTGCACTCGAATGGCTCGTGACGCTTCAAGCCGCGATGACTGTGGTAAATAACTGTACCTGCTGTGCGGCGGGCTGGTGGATTTGGCGTTCTACACAAAAAGCGGAATCATGA